One window of Peteryoungia desertarenae genomic DNA carries:
- the sbmA gene encoding peptide antibiotic transporter SbmA, producing the protein MFKSFFPKPSIFFPSVVLWSIIAIIMWYLFFEDLGAVFGMGPYPADLPPMIGVSTFWSGPFLWFYLYFALVVGLFAAFWFIVSPHPWQTWSILGSALILFVTYFQVQVSVAINNWYGPFWDMVQAAVSQSRPVTAGEFYGQLAVFLQIALVAVAVAVMTRFFVSHYIFRWRTAMNDYYMSQWPKLRFIEGASQRVQEDTMRFSSTVEGLGVSFVDSVMTLIAFTPVLIRLSANVTELPIVGEIPYPLLVAAIVWSLFGTVFLAIVGIKLPGLEFRNQRVEAAYRKELVYGEDNADRARPMTVQELFADVRRNYFRLYFHYLYFNIARIFYLQINNIFSIVILAPSIIAGKISLGALNQISGAFGQVTSSFQYLVASWPTIVELLSIYKRLRAFEAAIDGEDLPDIDKRYLEAEAVEGEIGANRL; encoded by the coding sequence GTGTTCAAGTCATTCTTCCCGAAGCCGTCCATCTTTTTCCCCTCCGTGGTTCTCTGGTCAATTATCGCAATCATAATGTGGTATTTGTTCTTTGAGGACCTGGGGGCAGTCTTCGGTATGGGTCCTTATCCCGCCGATCTTCCACCAATGATCGGAGTTTCAACATTCTGGTCGGGGCCGTTCCTTTGGTTTTACCTGTATTTTGCTCTTGTTGTTGGGCTTTTTGCTGCATTCTGGTTCATTGTGTCTCCCCATCCGTGGCAGACCTGGTCCATCCTTGGCTCAGCACTGATCCTGTTCGTGACCTATTTTCAGGTTCAGGTCAGCGTTGCGATCAACAACTGGTATGGTCCATTCTGGGACATGGTGCAGGCTGCAGTTTCGCAGTCTCGTCCAGTGACGGCGGGTGAGTTCTACGGTCAGCTGGCCGTCTTCCTGCAAATTGCGCTCGTTGCCGTCGCCGTTGCCGTCATGACGCGCTTCTTCGTCAGTCACTACATTTTCCGTTGGCGCACTGCGATGAACGACTACTATATGTCCCAATGGCCAAAACTGCGCTTTATCGAAGGTGCATCCCAGCGCGTTCAGGAAGACACGATGCGTTTTTCCTCCACCGTTGAGGGCCTGGGTGTTAGTTTTGTCGATTCCGTCATGACACTGATTGCCTTCACCCCGGTTCTGATCCGCCTCTCTGCAAACGTGACCGAACTGCCGATCGTTGGCGAAATTCCCTATCCGCTCCTCGTTGCCGCGATTGTCTGGTCGTTGTTCGGAACCGTGTTTCTTGCAATTGTGGGCATCAAGCTGCCAGGCCTCGAATTCCGCAACCAGCGCGTCGAGGCGGCCTACCGCAAGGAACTCGTCTATGGCGAGGATAATGCCGATCGTGCGCGTCCGATGACCGTACAGGAACTGTTTGCCGATGTGCGGCGGAATTACTTCCGCCTCTATTTCCACTATCTCTACTTCAACATTGCCCGCATTTTCTATCTGCAAATCAACAATATCTTCTCGATCGTGATCCTCGCGCCGTCCATCATTGCCGGCAAGATCTCGCTTGGCGCGCTCAACCAGATATCAGGCGCCTTCGGACAGGTGACCTCGTCATTCCAGTATCTGGTGGCGTCATGGCCGACGATCGTCGAGCTCTTGTCCATCTACAAGCGTCTTCGCGCTTTTGAGGCCGCGATTGACGGTGAGGACCTGCCGGACATCGACAAGCGCTATCTGGAAGCAGAAGCGGTTGAGGGTGAAATCGGCGCAAACCGTCTTTGA
- the map gene encoding type I methionyl aminopeptidase produces MIVETEEDLVRLKDIGRICATAVKTMAAALEPGITTRELDRIGRRVLEENGAQSAPELCYQFPGATCISVNEEIAHGIPGDRVIKAGDLVNIDVSGEKHGYFGDTGSSFIVPPGTAKLERLLRDGKRALWVGLNQVKTGRPLADIGNSIGAFAKKNRYTLITNLASHGIGRSLHEEPTELSTWPDPDETRMMEEGLVFTVEPFLSLGGHWAEDGDDPWTLYADPSAPTVQFEHTIVVTKNGPVVLTLAE; encoded by the coding sequence ATGATCGTCGAAACCGAAGAGGACCTTGTCCGTCTGAAAGACATCGGGCGCATCTGCGCGACGGCGGTGAAGACCATGGCGGCGGCGCTGGAACCCGGCATCACGACGCGCGAGCTCGACCGGATCGGGCGCAGGGTTCTTGAGGAGAACGGCGCGCAGTCGGCGCCGGAGCTCTGCTATCAGTTTCCGGGTGCGACCTGTATCTCCGTGAATGAAGAGATCGCTCATGGCATTCCCGGCGACCGGGTGATCAAGGCCGGCGATCTCGTGAATATCGACGTGTCCGGCGAAAAGCACGGCTATTTCGGCGATACCGGCTCGTCCTTCATCGTGCCTCCTGGTACGGCCAAGCTCGAACGGCTGCTTCGCGACGGCAAGCGGGCGCTCTGGGTCGGCCTGAACCAGGTGAAGACCGGTCGGCCGCTGGCCGATATCGGCAACTCGATCGGCGCCTTTGCCAAGAAGAACCGCTATACGCTGATCACGAACCTGGCGAGCCACGGCATCGGGCGCTCACTGCATGAGGAGCCGACCGAGCTTTCCACATGGCCGGATCCGGACGAAACGCGGATGATGGAGGAGGGGCTGGTCTTCACCGTGGAGCCCTTCCTGTCTCTGGGCGGTCATTGGGCTGAAGATGGTGATGACCCATGGACGCTCTATGCAGATCCGAGTGCGCCGACAGTGCAATTTGAGCATACAATCGTCGTCACGAAGAACGGACCTGTGGTGCTGACGCTGGCGGAATAA
- a CDS encoding LLM class flavin-dependent oxidoreductase has translation MELGLYTFADVDPKAANKGAEDKRRVDELLAEIKLADEVGLDVFGLGEHHRPDYMASSPATILAAAAVQTKKIRLTSAVSVLSSDDPVRVFQQYATVDLLSGGRTELMVGRGSFIESFPLFGYDLEDYDLLFAEKLQLLMEIRENEVVTWEGQTRKPIQARGVYPRPLQDLLPLWIAIGGTPQSAARAGYLGLPLALAIIGGEPHRFAPFFDLYRQSAAKAGVDPKQLKTSINVHGFIHDTVQSAADIFYEPQAVVMNRIGRERGWGPTSRAQFDASRGPRGALFVGDPETVAEKIVALHGIFKNDRFLMQMAIGPMPHKDIMRGIELFGTKVAPLVRKALTEKASAA, from the coding sequence ATGGAACTGGGACTTTACACTTTCGCCGACGTCGATCCGAAGGCCGCCAACAAGGGTGCGGAAGACAAGCGACGCGTGGACGAGCTGCTCGCCGAGATCAAGCTCGCCGATGAGGTCGGTCTCGATGTCTTCGGCCTCGGCGAACATCATCGCCCAGACTATATGGCGTCTTCCCCAGCGACGATCCTTGCGGCCGCTGCCGTGCAGACGAAGAAAATCCGGCTGACCAGCGCCGTCTCGGTTCTTTCCTCCGACGATCCGGTGCGCGTATTCCAGCAATATGCAACGGTTGACCTGCTCTCCGGTGGGCGCACCGAGTTGATGGTCGGTCGCGGCTCCTTCATCGAGAGCTTTCCGCTCTTCGGCTATGATCTCGAAGATTATGACCTGTTGTTTGCCGAAAAGCTGCAGCTTTTGATGGAGATCCGCGAAAACGAGGTGGTGACCTGGGAAGGTCAGACCCGCAAGCCAATCCAAGCGCGAGGTGTCTACCCGCGTCCGCTGCAGGATCTCCTGCCGCTGTGGATCGCGATCGGCGGCACGCCACAGTCAGCGGCGCGTGCCGGTTATCTCGGCCTGCCGCTGGCGCTTGCCATCATTGGCGGTGAGCCGCATCGGTTTGCGCCCTTCTTCGATCTCTACCGCCAGAGCGCCGCCAAGGCCGGTGTCGATCCGAAGCAGTTGAAGACCAGCATCAACGTGCATGGCTTCATCCATGATACTGTGCAGTCGGCAGCCGACATCTTCTACGAGCCGCAGGCCGTCGTGATGAACCGCATCGGTCGCGAGCGCGGCTGGGGCCCCACCAGCCGGGCGCAGTTCGATGCCTCGCGCGGCCCGCGCGGCGCACTCTTCGTCGGCGATCCGGAAACGGTGGCCGAAAAGATTGTCGCCTTGCATGGCATCTTCAAGAACGACCGCTTCCTGATGCAGATGGCGATCGGCCCGATGCCGCACAAGGATATCATGCGCGGCATCGAACTCTTCGGAACAAAAGTCGCCCCGCTGGTTCGGAAGGCGTTGACGGAGAAGGCGTCTGCCGCCTAA
- a CDS encoding 3-hydroxybutyrate dehydrogenase produces MTRTVVVTGSTSGIGLGIAKAFAAEGANLVINGFGPADEIEANRKALEAHGGKAIYHGADMTKPAEIADLIATAENTFGGVDVLVNNAGIQHVSPVEDFPIDKWDQIIAINLTSSFHTIRAAVPGMKANKKGRIINVASAHALVASPYKSAYVAAKHGIMGLTKSVALELAEFGITINAICPGYVLTPLVEKQIPDTAKARGISEEQVKTDVMLRLQATKEFVAIEEVAATAIFLASDAAKQITGTSISIDGGWTAQ; encoded by the coding sequence ATGACCAGAACCGTCGTCGTCACCGGATCGACCAGCGGGATCGGGCTCGGCATCGCGAAAGCCTTTGCCGCCGAAGGCGCAAACCTCGTCATCAACGGCTTCGGCCCCGCAGACGAGATCGAAGCGAACCGCAAGGCACTCGAAGCCCATGGCGGCAAGGCGATCTATCATGGTGCCGACATGACCAAGCCGGCGGAGATCGCCGACCTGATCGCGACAGCCGAGAACACCTTCGGTGGCGTCGATGTCCTCGTCAACAATGCCGGCATCCAGCATGTCTCGCCGGTCGAGGATTTCCCGATCGACAAATGGGACCAGATCATCGCGATCAACCTGACAAGCTCCTTCCACACGATCCGAGCCGCAGTGCCCGGCATGAAGGCAAACAAGAAGGGCCGCATCATCAATGTCGCCTCGGCGCATGCGCTGGTCGCCTCCCCTTACAAGTCGGCCTATGTCGCGGCCAAACACGGCATCATGGGCCTCACCAAGTCGGTCGCCCTAGAACTGGCGGAATTCGGCATTACCATCAACGCGATCTGCCCCGGCTATGTGCTGACACCGCTCGTGGAAAAGCAGATCCCCGACACGGCCAAGGCCCGTGGCATTTCCGAGGAACAGGTGAAGACGGACGTGATGCTGCGCCTGCAGGCGACGAAGGAGTTCGTCGCCATCGAGGAGGTCGCGGCAACCGCCATCTTCCTCGCCAGCGACGCGGCCAAGCAGATCACCGGCACCTCCATTTCGATCGATGGCGGCTGGACCGCGCAGTAA
- the xdhA gene encoding xanthine dehydrogenase small subunit, protein MTSIRFILNGEDVALSSLDPTETLLDFLRLKRRLTGSKEGCAEGDCGACTVLVGRLVGGRLSYETVNACIRFVGSLNATHVVTVEHLAAKDGTLHPVQQAMVDCHGSQCGFCTPGFVMSLYGLWLTSENPSRAEIERALQGNLCRCTGYEPIVKAAEQVGQIRPSSLFDPLERERANIIARLEELATRETIAITGPDGRRLVVPGSVEGLAETLAAHPKATVVAGATDVGLWVTKQMRVLDPVVFINHLEDLQKITVTPDGITMGAGVSYSSALNVLRKESPAFGRLIERIGGQQVRNMGTIGGNVANGSPIGDSPPALIALSATVTLRSAKGTRTMPLEDYFIDYGKQDRQPGEFVESMFVPRPKASSHVAVYKISKRRDEDISALCGAFHLETDAAGIVTHIRIAFGGMAATPKRARSVEAALYGKPFIQATVEAARDAFDLDYKPLTDWRATAEYRQLTAKNLLTRFFLEVSGTPQELQRFAVEEA, encoded by the coding sequence ATGACCAGCATTCGTTTCATCCTGAATGGCGAAGATGTCGCCCTTTCCAGCCTCGATCCGACTGAGACGCTGCTCGACTTCCTGCGCCTGAAGCGCCGGTTGACCGGCTCCAAGGAAGGCTGCGCGGAAGGCGATTGTGGCGCCTGCACGGTGCTGGTCGGGCGGCTCGTCGGCGGTCGGCTGAGTTATGAGACGGTCAATGCCTGCATCCGCTTCGTCGGCTCGCTGAACGCCACCCATGTGGTGACCGTCGAGCATTTGGCCGCGAAAGACGGCACGCTGCATCCGGTACAGCAGGCCATGGTCGACTGTCACGGCTCGCAATGCGGCTTCTGCACGCCGGGCTTCGTCATGTCGCTCTATGGGCTGTGGCTCACCTCGGAGAACCCCAGCCGTGCCGAGATCGAGCGCGCGCTACAGGGCAATCTCTGTCGTTGCACGGGCTACGAGCCGATCGTCAAGGCCGCCGAACAGGTCGGTCAGATCCGCCCGTCCTCCCTCTTCGACCCGCTGGAACGCGAGCGCGCCAATATCATCGCACGGCTGGAAGAACTTGCGACCCGCGAGACGATCGCGATCACAGGCCCCGATGGCCGGCGCCTCGTCGTGCCCGGCAGCGTTGAAGGTCTGGCCGAAACGCTCGCCGCCCATCCCAAGGCGACCGTGGTTGCCGGTGCGACCGATGTCGGTCTCTGGGTCACCAAGCAGATGCGCGTGCTGGACCCGGTGGTCTTTATCAACCACCTGGAAGACCTGCAGAAGATTACCGTCACGCCTGACGGCATCACCATGGGTGCCGGCGTCAGTTATTCCAGCGCCCTGAACGTCTTGAGAAAAGAGAGCCCCGCCTTCGGTCGCCTGATCGAGCGCATCGGCGGCCAGCAGGTGCGCAACATGGGCACGATCGGCGGCAATGTCGCCAATGGCTCGCCGATCGGCGACTCACCCCCCGCCCTGATCGCGCTCTCCGCCACCGTCACCCTGCGCTCTGCCAAGGGCACCCGCACCATGCCGCTCGAAGACTATTTCATCGACTACGGCAAACAGGACCGCCAACCGGGCGAATTCGTCGAAAGCATGTTTGTCCCGCGCCCGAAAGCTTCGAGTCATGTCGCCGTCTACAAGATCTCCAAGCGCCGCGACGAGGATATCTCGGCGCTTTGCGGCGCCTTCCACCTCGAAACCGATGCGGCTGGTATCGTCACCCACATCCGCATCGCCTTCGGCGGCATGGCGGCCACCCCGAAACGCGCGCGGTCGGTTGAAGCTGCGCTCTATGGCAAGCCTTTCATCCAGGCGACCGTCGAAGCCGCCCGCGACGCCTTCGACCTCGACTACAAGCCGCTCACCGACTGGCGCGCCACGGCGGAATATCGCCAGCTGACGGCGAAGAACCTGCTGACGCGGTTTTTTCTAGAAGTGTCCGGCACGCCGCAGGAGCTGCAGCGCTTTGCGGTGGAGGAGGCGTGA
- the xdhB gene encoding xanthine dehydrogenase molybdopterin binding subunit, giving the protein MDKATYETTKYIKGPMHQSLRHDSAHKHVAGSAEYIDDMPEPAGLLHGALGMADRAHSEILSIDLSAVKTYPGVVDVLTAADITGVNDVSSGGRHDEPLIATDKVEFHGQTIFAVIAETRDAARKAARLAKVEYRDLPFWTDIDGALENGAPLVTPGMTLKRGTPETELDKAKHRIKSSMRIGGQEHFYLESHIALAIPGEDDDVTVWSSTQHPSEIQHIVGHVLDIPSNAITVNTRRMGGGFGGKETQGNQFAALAALAAKKLKRAVKFRPDRDEDMGVTGKRHDFKMDFDVAFDDDGKIHAIEANFAARCGYSSDLSGPVTDRALFHADSSYFYPHVKLTSQPLKTHTVSNTAYRGFGGPQGMLGAERVIEEIAYALAKDPLEVRKANFYGEKGSGRDVTPYHQQVEDNIILRVVEELETSCDYQARRLAIIDFNKTSPVIKKGIALTPVKFGISFTMTAFNQAGALVHIYQDGSIHLNHGGTEMGQGLYTKVAQVVADCFQVDVDTVKITATTTGKVPNTSATAASSGSDLNGMAAWDAARQIKERLVAFATEKYAVPASEVEFLPNRVRVGDQIFTFGDFVKQAYFGRVQLSAAGFYKTPKIHWDRAAGRGTPFYYYAYGAACSEVSIDTLTGEYLMDRTDILHDVGKSLNPAIDIGQIEGGFVQGMGWLTTEELWWDGKGRLRTHAPSTYKIPLASDRPKIFNTRLVPWSENTEPTIGRSKAVGEPPFMLAISVLEALSMAVASVADYRICPRLDAPATPERVLMAVERLKRA; this is encoded by the coding sequence ATGGATAAGGCGACCTACGAGACGACAAAATACATCAAGGGGCCGATGCACCAGTCGCTGAGGCATGATTCAGCGCACAAGCATGTCGCCGGAAGTGCCGAATATATCGACGATATGCCCGAACCGGCAGGCCTCCTGCACGGCGCGCTTGGCATGGCAGATCGCGCCCATTCGGAAATCCTGTCGATCGATCTTTCGGCGGTGAAGACCTATCCCGGCGTGGTCGATGTCCTGACCGCTGCCGACATCACCGGCGTCAATGATGTCTCCTCCGGCGGCCGCCACGACGAGCCGCTGATTGCGACAGACAAGGTTGAGTTCCACGGCCAGACCATCTTCGCCGTCATTGCAGAAACCCGCGATGCGGCCCGCAAGGCGGCGCGGCTCGCCAAGGTCGAATACCGCGACCTGCCCTTCTGGACCGATATCGACGGCGCGCTGGAGAATGGCGCACCGCTCGTCACGCCGGGCATGACGCTGAAGCGGGGCACGCCGGAGACCGAGCTCGATAAGGCAAAGCATCGCATCAAGAGTTCGATGCGCATCGGCGGCCAGGAGCATTTCTATCTGGAAAGCCATATCGCGCTCGCGATTCCGGGCGAGGACGACGATGTCACCGTATGGTCCTCCACCCAGCACCCCTCGGAAATCCAGCACATCGTCGGTCATGTGCTCGACATCCCCTCCAACGCGATCACCGTCAACACACGCCGCATGGGCGGCGGCTTCGGCGGCAAGGAAACCCAGGGCAACCAGTTTGCAGCCCTTGCCGCACTCGCCGCCAAGAAGCTGAAGCGCGCCGTAAAATTCCGCCCCGACCGCGACGAGGACATGGGCGTCACCGGCAAGCGCCACGACTTCAAGATGGATTTCGATGTCGCCTTCGATGATGACGGAAAGATCCACGCCATCGAGGCCAACTTCGCCGCCCGCTGCGGTTATTCCTCGGACCTGTCAGGCCCAGTCACCGACCGCGCCCTCTTCCATGCCGATTCCAGCTATTTCTATCCGCATGTGAAGCTGACCTCGCAGCCACTGAAAACCCACACCGTCTCTAACACCGCCTATCGCGGCTTTGGGGGACCCCAGGGCATGCTGGGCGCCGAGCGGGTGATCGAGGAGATCGCCTATGCTTTGGCTAAGGACCCGCTGGAGGTCCGAAAGGCCAATTTCTATGGCGAGAAGGGTTCGGGCCGCGATGTGACGCCCTACCACCAGCAGGTGGAAGATAACATCATCCTGAGGGTCGTCGAGGAACTGGAAACCTCCTGCGACTACCAGGCGCGCCGCCTGGCGATCATCGACTTCAACAAGACAAGCCCCGTCATCAAGAAGGGCATCGCCCTCACCCCGGTGAAATTCGGCATTTCCTTCACCATGACCGCCTTCAACCAGGCGGGCGCGCTCGTCCATATCTATCAGGACGGCTCGATCCATCTGAACCATGGCGGCACCGAAATGGGCCAGGGCCTCTATACGAAGGTGGCACAGGTCGTCGCCGACTGCTTCCAGGTCGATGTCGACACGGTGAAGATCACGGCGACGACGACCGGCAAAGTGCCGAACACCTCCGCGACCGCCGCGTCGTCCGGCTCGGACCTGAACGGCATGGCGGCATGGGATGCCGCCCGGCAGATCAAGGAACGGCTGGTCGCCTTTGCCACCGAGAAGTATGCGGTCCCGGCCTCGGAGGTCGAATTCCTGCCCAACCGGGTGCGCGTGGGCGACCAGATCTTCACCTTCGGCGATTTCGTCAAACAGGCCTATTTCGGCCGCGTCCAGCTCTCGGCTGCAGGCTTTTACAAGACGCCCAAAATCCACTGGGACCGCGCCGCCGGTCGCGGCACGCCCTTCTATTACTACGCCTATGGCGCCGCATGCTCGGAAGTCTCGATCGACACGCTGACGGGCGAATATCTGATGGACCGCACCGATATTCTGCACGATGTCGGCAAGTCACTGAATCCGGCCATCGACATCGGCCAGATCGAAGGCGGCTTCGTCCAGGGCATGGGCTGGCTGACGACGGAAGAACTCTGGTGGGACGGCAAGGGACGGCTTCGCACCCACGCCCCCTCCACCTATAAGATCCCGCTCGCCTCCGACCGACCGAAGATCTTCAACACGCGGCTTGTCCCCTGGTCTGAAAACACCGAACCCACCATCGGCCGCTCCAAGGCCGTCGGCGAGCCACCCTTCATGCTGGCGATTTCGGTGCTAGAAGCCCTGTCGATGGCCGTGGCATCGGTCGCCGACTACCGGATCTGCCCGAGGCTAGACGCACCGGCCACGCCGGAGCGCGTGCTGATGGCGGTGGAGAGGTTGAAGCGGGCGTGA
- the xdhC gene encoding xanthine dehydrogenase accessory protein XdhC has product MMVKDLRHFLAAHSASVLVEVAEAKGSTPRDAGTIMLVAPNSLLGTIGGGQLEYLAIDHARRILAGETLPLTLDIPLGPEIGQCCGGRTLIGFRVVDAGIAAEVEGRLQYEMAGAPEVMVFGAGHVGLALARALAPLPLKVTLIDSRPAIDGEAPRDITFRRVAMPEAEVGTLQAGSAVVILTHDHALDFLVAREALSRGDLAYVGMIGSKTKRATFSSFLRQEGLSPSLLDQLTLPIGGSDVRDKRPAVIAALVAAELLGVLLKKRP; this is encoded by the coding sequence ATGATGGTCAAAGATCTCCGACATTTTCTTGCCGCCCATTCGGCCAGCGTTCTTGTGGAAGTGGCTGAAGCCAAGGGCTCAACCCCTCGTGACGCCGGCACAATCATGCTGGTGGCGCCGAATTCATTGCTTGGGACTATTGGCGGCGGACAACTGGAATACTTGGCCATAGATCACGCCCGACGCATTTTGGCAGGCGAGACGCTGCCCCTGACCCTTGATATTCCCCTTGGTCCGGAGATCGGTCAGTGCTGTGGGGGCCGCACGCTGATTGGATTTCGCGTCGTGGACGCGGGTATCGCTGCAGAAGTGGAGGGACGCCTCCAGTATGAAATGGCGGGTGCTCCCGAAGTCATGGTTTTTGGCGCCGGTCACGTGGGCCTCGCTTTGGCCCGGGCGCTGGCCCCTCTCCCGCTCAAAGTCACACTCATAGACTCCCGTCCGGCAATCGACGGTGAGGCTCCCCGGGACATCACCTTCCGCCGTGTCGCCATGCCAGAAGCCGAGGTTGGGACACTTCAGGCAGGGTCGGCAGTGGTCATCCTGACCCACGACCATGCCCTCGATTTCCTGGTCGCGCGCGAAGCACTGTCAAGGGGTGACCTTGCCTATGTCGGCATGATCGGCTCGAAGACCAAACGTGCCACCTTCTCGTCCTTCCTCAGACAAGAGGGCTTGAGCCCTTCTCTTCTGGACCAGTTGACCCTACCGATTGGTGGTTCTGATGTGAGAGATAAACGCCCCGCCGTCATCGCCGCTCTGGTTGCCGCAGAACTGCTCGGCGTACTCCTGAAGAAGCGCCCATAA
- a CDS encoding LysR substrate-binding domain-containing protein, giving the protein MKLSRQLPLHALRVFEAVARLSSFTKAGEELGMTQTAVSYQIKLLEEHLGEKLFFRLPRRIEMTEIGHRLLPKISDAFNLLQEAILSATRRDDEVLEIHSSPTFASQWLAKTLGSFQLEYPNIAVRLLRGSMLTDFNREPADVAIRVGQGPWPGLTCRELIRLSYTPMLSPKLAASIGGIEKPADLLKLPWISDADTRWRDWFLLAGLEAPPRSVGKLDALGVLDLEAGAALAGHGVAMLSPFYVQDELLSGRLIQPFDISWTDENTYWLVYPQSRRHQPKIKAFETWLVNALGVDSQAQ; this is encoded by the coding sequence ATGAAACTCTCCCGACAACTACCGCTTCACGCGCTTCGCGTCTTTGAAGCGGTAGCGCGCCTGTCGAGCTTTACCAAAGCCGGTGAAGAGCTCGGCATGACCCAGACGGCGGTCAGCTATCAGATCAAGCTTCTGGAGGAGCATCTGGGGGAAAAGCTTTTCTTTCGCCTTCCGAGGCGCATTGAAATGACTGAGATCGGACATAGGCTGCTGCCCAAGATCTCGGATGCCTTCAACCTACTGCAGGAAGCCATACTGAGCGCCACACGTCGGGATGATGAGGTTCTGGAGATCCACTCTTCGCCAACCTTCGCCTCCCAATGGCTTGCAAAGACGCTGGGCAGCTTTCAGCTGGAATATCCCAATATCGCGGTCAGGCTGCTGCGCGGCTCAATGTTGACAGACTTCAACCGGGAACCCGCTGACGTCGCAATCCGCGTCGGTCAGGGTCCCTGGCCAGGCCTCACCTGCCGTGAATTGATCAGACTGAGCTACACACCGATGCTCAGTCCAAAACTCGCGGCCAGCATTGGTGGCATCGAAAAGCCTGCGGATCTATTGAAATTGCCATGGATCAGCGATGCTGACACACGCTGGCGTGACTGGTTCCTGCTGGCCGGTCTTGAGGCCCCACCGCGATCTGTAGGAAAGCTGGATGCCCTCGGCGTGCTTGACCTTGAAGCAGGAGCCGCTTTGGCAGGCCATGGCGTCGCCATGCTGAGCCCCTTTTACGTCCAGGATGAACTGCTGTCAGGACGACTGATCCAGCCATTCGATATCAGTTGGACAGACGAAAACACCTATTGGCTCGTCTACCCGCAGTCACGACGGCATCAACCAAAGATCAAGGCGTTCGAAACATGGCTTGTGAATGCTCTTGGTGTCGACAGCCAGGCGCAATGA
- the puuD gene encoding urate hydroxylase PuuD, with product MYEYAIAWEWLSFAVRWLHVITAIAWIGSSFYFIALDLGLVKRPGLPVGAYGEEWQVHGGGFYHIQKYLVAPASMPEHLTWFKWESYATWLSGFALLAIVYYGGADLFLIDRTVLDIEPWQAIALSVGSLAVGWILYDLLCKSPLGKNTWGLMVFLYLVLVAMAWGYTQIFSGRAAFLHLGAFTATIMSANVFFIIIPNQKIVVADLIAGRTPDPKYGVIAKQRSLHNNYLTLPVIFFMLSNHYPLAFATEFNWIIASLVFLMGVTIRHWFNTTHARKGKPTWTWLVTLLLFIAIMWLSTVPKVLTGEEEISLSARQQVFVENEHFIAVRDVVQGRCSMCHAAEPVWEGILHAPKNVKLETDGEIAAHAREIYLQAGRSHAMPPGNITDLSEEDRRLLVAWFETAVQGKTE from the coding sequence ATGTATGAATATGCGATCGCCTGGGAATGGTTATCCTTTGCCGTCCGCTGGCTTCACGTGATCACGGCTATCGCCTGGATCGGCTCGTCCTTCTATTTCATCGCACTGGATCTCGGCCTGGTGAAACGACCTGGATTGCCGGTCGGTGCGTATGGTGAGGAATGGCAGGTGCATGGCGGCGGCTTCTATCACATCCAGAAATATCTGGTGGCGCCCGCCTCGATGCCCGAGCACCTCACATGGTTCAAATGGGAAAGCTATGCCACCTGGCTCTCGGGCTTTGCGCTCCTGGCTATCGTCTATTACGGCGGCGCCGATCTCTTTCTGATAGACCGCACTGTGCTCGACATCGAACCCTGGCAGGCAATTGCCCTTTCAGTTGGCTCCTTGGCCGTCGGCTGGATCCTCTATGACCTGCTCTGCAAGTCCCCGCTTGGCAAGAATACCTGGGGTCTGATGGTCTTCCTATACCTCGTGCTCGTCGCGATGGCCTGGGGTTACACGCAGATCTTTTCAGGTCGAGCCGCCTTCCTGCATCTTGGTGCGTTTACCGCGACCATCATGTCGGCCAATGTCTTCTTCATTATCATACCCAACCAAAAGATCGTCGTTGCTGACCTGATTGCGGGCCGCACACCAGATCCGAAATACGGCGTGATCGCCAAGCAGCGCTCGCTGCACAACAACTACCTGACGCTCCCCGTCATCTTCTTCATGCTGTCAAACCATTACCCGCTGGCCTTTGCCACGGAGTTCAACTGGATCATTGCCTCCCTCGTCTTCCTGATGGGCGTCACAATCCGCCACTGGTTCAACACGACCCATGCCCGCAAGGGAAAGCCGACCTGGACATGGCTCGTCACTCTGCTTCTTTTCATCGCAATCATGTGGCTGTCGACTGTTCCAAAGGTGCTGACCGGCGAGGAGGAGATATCCCTGTCTGCGCGTCAGCAGGTTTTTGTCGAAAACGAGCATTTCATAGCTGTGCGTGATGTCGTACAGGGACGCTGTTCGATGTGCCATGCAGCCGAGCCCGTCTGGGAAGGCATTTTGCATGCACCGAAGAATGTTAAACTCGAAACGGACGGCGAAATCGCCGCCCATGCCCGCGAAATCTACCTCCAGGCAGGCCGCAGCCACGCGATGCCCCCCGGAAACATAACCGACCTGTCCGAAGAAGACCGCAGATTGCTCGTGGCCTGGTTCGAGACGGCGGTCCAAGGCAAGACAGAATGA